Within Cucumis melo cultivar AY chromosome 4, USDA_Cmelo_AY_1.0, whole genome shotgun sequence, the genomic segment gagttctaaatacagttgttggccaatagtgatggttatttataatcttccaccatggttgtgtatgaaaagaaagtacatgATGCTATCAATGCTAATTCCAGGGCCAAAACAACCAAGGGATGATATAGGCACATACTTAGCACCACTAATTTAAGACTTAAAACTTTTATGGGAAAAtggtgttgaatgttatgatgcttatcgagaagaagtattcaacttaaggtcggttttgttgtggacaatcaatgattttcctgcatatggtaacctcagtggatgttgtgttaaagggtataaggcatgtccaatttgtggagataatacaaattctataaggttacgaCATGGGAAAAAAATAGCATACCTAGGACATCGAAGATTTCTAGCACGCGATAATTCGTACCGACGACAAAAAAAGTCATTCAATGGTAAAAAAGAACTTGGTACAATTCCAGAACCACTTTCTGGAGAGGATGTGTACTTGAAATTGAAAGATCTTGAATTTCCTAAAGGAAAGAAGATCCATAAGAACCTATCGATGAACAGAAGTGAAAAGATTTGTTGGAATAGATTATCTTCCTTTTTTAAGTTGCCATATTGGAAAGATCTTCATGTAagacattgtttagatgtgatgcacatcgaaaaaaatgtttgcatgaatatcttaggtacacttcttgatattcctggtaaaaGTAAGGATGGGTTGAATGCTAGACGTGATTTAGTTGATCTAAAACTTCGACCAGAGCTTGCCCCTATTAGTAGTGAGAATGAAATATTCATTCCTCCTGCGTGTTATACtcttacaaaggaagaaaaatgatgtgttttgaagactttgtcaagaataaaggttcccgaaggttactcttccaatattagaaaccttgtgtcaatgacagatttaaaacttaatagtttaaaatctcatgattgtcatgtgctCATACAACAGTTGTTTCCCATTGCGATAAGATCGGTGCTACCGAAACATGTTCGTTATGTTATAACTAGGTTGTGcatctttttcaattttgtatgcaacaaggtgttagatgcgcaacaattagacaagttggaagaagatattgtggtaacattgtgtttatttgaaaagtatttttCCCCTTCATTCTTCACAATCATGATTCATCTCACAGTACACATAGTTAGGGAAGTCAAACTTTGTGGCCCTATATATCTTCGATGGATGTATCCCTTTGAAAGATTCATGAAAGTCATCAAAAACTCTGTGAGGAATAGATATCGTCAAGAAGGTTGTATTGCCAAAAGTTATTTAATAGAAGAAgctattgaattttgttctgaTTTCTTGTCTGGAGTGGATCCCGTTGGGCTTGGGACTCGCAAGTCACAAGACCATTTAAACACTTCAAACATTGGTAGGCCGTTGTCCATGGGAGTTCCATTCAAACCTGAACAAGAACTTCTACGTCAAGCTCATCGATATGTGTTGGAAAATACAATTGATGTTCAACCATATATGGAGTAAGTTTATTCATTGATTTCTTCATTCTTTCATtcacttttatataattaaatttaactatattacaatgtttgaatgatgactacaaagaaaacatatgaaGGCTTTGCAACTACAATATCCGAACAAGTCTAAAAATCAGAAATGGCTTCAAGAGGAACATAATCGAACTTTTATACATTGGTTACGAGAAGAGGTACAGTGTTGAACtttgtaatttagttatacATGTTATGTGTTGAACTTGAAATAATAATTCTTGTGGTAGGTATCAACTGAGCTTGATGTTGGAAATAGTGGAGTTTCAGATAACTTAAGGTGGATTGCTCATGGCCCTCATCCTTTTGTTATTACATATAGTGGTTATGCAATAAACGGATGTCGCTATCACACAAAATCTTTTGAGAAGGATCGAAGTGTACAAAATTGTGGAGTTAGTTTAGTTGCAAAAACAATGCAAGTGTCTAgttttaaagataaaaatcctGTCATTGGAGATATGTCATTCTATGGAGTGATACAAGAGATATAAGAACTCAATTATAATACGTTTAATGTTCCGGTTTTTAAATGCGATTGGGTTCAAAATAGTGGTGGTGTTCGGATCGATGAACTTGGTTATACTTTAGTTGATTTAAATAGAGTAGGACACAAGTCAGACTCATTTATACTAGCAAGCCAAGCAAAGCAAGTGTTTTATGTTGAGGATCCAAGTGATGTTAGATGGTCAGTTGTACTCACTCCACCACAAAGAGACTTTGAAGATAGATATAATGACGATGAACTTGGTGATACAATACTCTGGTGTGAAGGAATACCCAATGATATGCCAGATGTCTATTTAAACAATGATTTGGATGAAAATGTCTCAACGTACGTAAGGTCAgattgtgaaggcacatggatacctacataatattataatggtgtgttcacaatttcaaacaagtagaccataagtttattatgttcatttatcttatttcattatttattattgtttaaaatttgtatatcatgctaattttttcttcattttgattgaCAGCTTCGCATAATATAATATGGACGATCTTAATGAAGAAGTTAGTGTCGGTGAGTTGAATGCAATAGTTGAAGAAACCCCAAAAGAGTTAAAGCGACGACGAGGACCTACTATTATGTTTGATGTAACTCGCATTAGAAGTTTGGGAGACAAGAAGGTGGTGAGGTACAATGAAGACGGAGCACCTATTGGTGAGAATGGAGCGAAGTTAAAGTCTTTCATAGGGTTTGCAACCCATTATCATGTCCCTATCACAGATATGTCTTGGAAAAGTGTGCCTGCAGAACTGAAAGATAAGATATTCACTACAGTTGaggtatatataactttaatgtccttattatatttgataatgttcttgttgtatggacacttgattaagtacttttaattatttaggctGCATTCGTCATTGATCCAAGATCTAGGAAAAACGTTCTCCAAACTGCAGGTATTTCGTTTCGTCAGTTTAAGAACTGGCTAACAACGAAATACATCATCCCGCATAAAAATGAACCACAATTGCTTCAAGTTCCACCTGAAAAGTATTCCTTCATTGAGCAAAATCACTGGGAAGAGTTTGTAAGGTCAAGGTTATCAGAGACCTTTCAGGTATGAATAACTTTTATACATGAAAATCATTCAGAATAATATTTGCTACTTTCTCATTAACAAATACATttggatataggaaaaaagaaaattacaacaAGATAGACGATCGAAGAACAAATACAATCATAGAATCTCAAGGAAAGGGTATGCCAATCTTAAGGAGAAAATGGTAATATGTTTAGATGTCTAAGGAGGAAACTCCCATTTTTGtagtttgttctttctttgttgccaaagaaaccttatagaatttgggATGTCTGGTTTGTTATCTGATGTAATGCTCCTCTTTGCTTACTTGGTGtaagtttgtttgtttcttgtaaaaggctgcataaaaagttgtaagtaggatTATTGTATGACTTTGTCATTTAAGGGGAagggtggggggggggggggttgcataaaaagttgtaaataGGATTCTTCATTGGGAGGggggggggttgtttgtttcttgtaaagggttgcataaaaagttgtaagtttgttgtttgtttgttgtaaatggttgcataaaaagttgtaagtttgttgtttgtttgttgtaaatggttgcataaaaagttgtgtgtaggattattgtatgactttgtcatttgggagggggggggggttgcataaaaagttgtaagtaggtttcttctaaagctttgtcattggagggggggggggggaggggggttgtttgtttcttgtaaagggttgcataaaaagtttcaagtttgttgtttgtttcttgtaaatggttgcataaaaagttgtaagtaggatTATTGTATAACTTCGTCATTTGGGGGGAggggggttgcataaaaagttgtaactagGATTCTTGTAAGACTTTGTCATTGGGGGGGGGGTGTTTTCttcttgtaaagggttgcataGAAAGTTGTAACTACGATTATTGTATGACTTTGTCATTTGGGGGGAGGGGAggggggttgcataaaaagttgtaagtaggattcttctaaagctttgtcatttgggggggggggggttgtttgtttcttgtaaagggttgcataaaaagttgtaagtaggatTCTTCTAAAGTTTTGtcattggggggggggggggttgtttgtttcttgtaaagggttgcataaaaagttgtaagtttgttgtttgtttcttgtaaagggttgcataaaaagttgtaactacGATTATTGTATGACTATGTcattggggggggggggttgtttgtttcttgtaaggggTTGCATAAGAAGTTATAAGTTTGTTGTTTATTTCTTGTAAATTTGCTTTATACCAAAAATGGAATACAAGCTAATATGTTTACCACTTGAACTCCATGTTCTTGAATGAAGAAGGAGGATTCAAATGAAGTTtatgttgatcgagctaaaatgtggaagaaagcttgagttaacaaacaaggacagtacgacaacgacgacattcagcaagtcgtccataaaatagtaagtcattacatgtaaatcacacatttcaattatccattacataagcaatcatttctataacttacattaattttgctatctttttaggatgagatatcaatgaatacagattcatcaTCTGCGAATAGACACTGTTCGAATGATGTATTAACCCAAGCATTGGGTACAAAAGAGCACAATGGTCGTGTGCGTGGGGTTGGTGGATACGTTACTCCAACAACGTACTTTAATTTGgttaagaaaacatcaaaagatgagGCAGACATTCTAGTTGAGAATGAAGAACTCCGTAGGCGAGTTAGTGAATTAGAGGCACAAATTCGCTCAAACTTATCTACACCATTGTCTGTACACGGGAGTTATTCAAGGCCATTAGTGTTAGAGGGGATTGAAGAGAAGGGTAAGAGAATAGAAGTAGAATCGTTGGTCAAACGAAAacagaaggaaaagaaagggaaggaggtgatgaagatgaatgaaccagagttggacgtcttgaaggtatgtaatccactattaaactcGAATGTCTAATATTATACGTCTTACTGAATTTGGATGTGCTTGAATTAGGAGAGGGACTTAATAAAAATGCCTACAGAAAAAGAAGTTGTATGTGAATGGACATCAACTTTGCCATTAGCGTTGAAGTCGATTCTCAGATATGCTGAGAAGGTAATGGAGAAAGATTCCAGCATCACTTTTTCACTACCCGCTGACCTTTTTGCCGTTAGTCGAAAGACTTCTGTGCTTCGAGAGGATATCGTTTACATTGGTTGcctatatgatgtaagtcaatttcattcctttgcatctaaatttatgtatctcctttacgagtttatatattttgtaggtacttgtattcatctGTTAGTGGTTCGAAAGAAAATATGCAGTCTGTCTTTGTAGATCCGTCCCTAATCTCTTCCGAAAACACACAAGAATCTCGAATTCGAAACTTGTGTAGTAGATTGATGGTGTCCAAACCCGACCAAGTAGTTCTTGCTCCTTTTAATCTCGGGTAAGTTTAGTTAGGGTATTGGttgcattgacaataaaatagtacttacatttttgtataattaggggtcattgggcactacttgctataaatgcgtatgaggatacagtgttttaccttgactcgctaaggacgacatcaaaagcaactacaagatatgtaaccgacatgtaagtttaatcttttatatcatgtagtgctcttaattctaatgcatgtacaatattctaagaTATGTGCAATTTTATCTATGTAAAACAGAGCAATAGCGATATTTGACtcgcaaaagaacattaataaaagcaggaaacaaactttatggcgaacagtaaaggcaagtataaatatttaaattcaattgtattttatagattactagcaattaagactagtccgttattctaatttattgtttttatagtgtccactacaagtcgggagcactacgtgtggatactatgtcatgaagtatatgagagaaattgtaaataggggaagcattgtcatctcggattcggtatgttatatatcaaactatttcttttgtacgtataataattttcatgaatactaattcatttattttacatgtctacagattgatacacgaaaatcatactcacaagccgagttagatgaggtgcgggttgagttggtagagtttttgggttcgtaTATGTGATCTAGGACTTATGGCGTCATCtctgaaaaaggaaattaacttTAGTTTTTGTGGctaattttttgaaatgttcatatggaggggaggggttgattgatatacttttgagattttgtagaggattagagtttaggtgaattgttgataggtgaactgttcaaatatgtagggggttgccattatgaaagtttatgtattggggatgatatactttttggctaggttagttaattagatgatgtttagttcaattcttggaaatctgttgaaattatttatatatatattggttttgtaaatgatatatgaatatgatgcaaagttttggaaatgatattgaatgaatgatgtttagttgccatttgatgtatatttgtcgtttatatgtagttgaatttttggaccaatgagagcaaaatacaggaagaataatataaaataaattacaattaaaacaatgaaaaattgcttgacggttttgaaatgtcattaacaatacatttcttgatggtttgcaaatgtcataaataacaaaattcttgacggttctaaaatgtcattaaaaagcactcttgacggtttccaaatgtcatgaaaaagagtACTCTTGACGGTTACTAAATGTCATTAAAAATGAACTCTTGATGGTTtgtaaatgtcatgaaaaatgcactcttgacggttttaaaatgtcatgaaaaatgcactcttgacagttttaaaatgtcatgaatagtcgtattcttgacgattttcgcgcttcatcatctcattcttgacagttctaaacgatcataaaaACGTATCCTCTTGACGGTTctcaactgtcatgaaaaattgaatacttgacggttagaAAGTGTCAACGATACCaattcttgacactttttacaaccatcaagaaaatgacctttcttgacactggattcaacgacgatttcgaaaccgtcaagaatactcattcttgatagtttaaaaccgtcaagagagtcagtttttgtagtagtgaatgCTTAGCCTAGACTGAAGCATGTAGGGGAAAGTTCAATTTAAGACTTTGAAGAGATAAATTGAAGTCTTTGGAACATTAAATAATTTGAGTTGACCTTATGCCGTGTTTTGGAAATAGTTGTGAGATCTTGATGTGTGAAGACAATGATGTGACCTTGATTGTTGTTTCAAGCCAAATTGAAGTGCGAAAAGCGTATAATCCTGAGGGATCGAGTTATTAACTGTGAGTAGCTCATTTTCAAACTTTCTTTGTACATATACATGTTATTTTATGATATAGTTTTGAAATTACCATGACTTAAACTTGTTATATGGCTATCCTTTCTTTTATGTTTGATCAATGTGTTTACGTATCATGATTTTGAGAATGTTTATGACTTAGATTTTATAAAAGCGGGTTTCAAGTTCCTCTTTTCATTTATACTTAAACGGTGTGTTTATTCATCACAATTTAAAGAATGTGTATGGCTTGAATATTATAAAAACATGTTTCAAGTATTTTATTATacttagttttaaaaaatatgtttaacCAATGTTTGTGGTAAACGAGAAGGTGATTTTCCTAaggctacgtgaatgtgtttccGTAGCCCCACTTATAGTTGTCAAGGGGTTTTGGGGTTGAAGAAGGCCATGATTGGAGATCCGAGAACATCGGCCTAGGTAAGAATGTGGATGGAGGATTTTGGATATGGCATCAGGTCTAGCTTAACCGATGCATggtgggtggctctatgtgcacataggagcggaTATGGAGGTTATTAttgtggtaggtgctaagtatgcaTGAGCCTCATTTGGCCGcatgtttccttgtggatatggatcacgtGTGAACTATTCCGGGTCGTGTATTCAGTATGCTgtcatggttggattggatgaAGATTGATactgtggtaggtgctaagtatgcg encodes:
- the LOC127148860 gene encoding uncharacterized protein LOC127148860; the encoded protein is MDDLNEEVSVGELNAIVEETPKELKRRRGPTIMFDVTRIRSLGDKKVVRYNEDGAPIGENGAKLKSFIGFATHYHVPITDMSWKSVPAELKDKIFTTVEAAFVIDPRSRKNVLQTAGISFRQFKNWLTTKYIIPHKNEPQLLQVPPEKYSFIEQNHWEEFVRSRLSETFQEKRKLQQDRRSKNKYNHRISRKGYANLKEKMVICLDV